In Mangifera indica cultivar Alphonso chromosome 7, CATAS_Mindica_2.1, whole genome shotgun sequence, the genomic window TTCTTCTTCTCTATGTTTCTATTtcgttttctttcttctctaaCTCCAACACTATCAAACTTTTGTTGGCGATTTAGGGTTCATGTAATCAACAACCTCAGCCGTGACAATCTTAAAATCCATTGCTGCTCCTTTGATGACGATCTTGGGGAGCATGACATAGCAATAAACAGTGAATATACGTTTAAATTTGGTCAAAATCCAGTCTTTCCGACTTGCTTAGTATGGTTCTAATCACAATGTAGTATAACCAATAATATAGATTAACTAGTTAAGATGTGAAATCTAAAACTTGGTAAAATAATGTAACTAATATAGGATAATAAAAATTGCTTTTTACACCCAttcttttgtattattttaaactCAATACAATGACATTTATGTAGAACAATGGGTTCAGACATGAAATCTAAAACTTGGAGTTAGACGACCCAACCCAAGTTAAACTCTCCATTCTTGTAAATAGACACGAATGCATATGCTAGTGTCATCTAATTATACCCATATCAAAGTGAGAGACTCTAATAGTAGATTGTTGGACTACTCTCCTGTTTAACGAATCGATTTAATCTATTGAATTTCcttgttataatatttataatatatatatatatttaaaaaaatactttttattttaattaatttcccttgtAATGATTTGGTGATGaattaacataaaatcataGCTTATAAATCTATTATGTTCTCCTAGCTAACAAAATTAGAATAAGaattttcttcatctcttttgTTTTGCTTGATTGAGTATTGAAATTGAACATTTTAAATAACGTTGACACTTAAGCTATGGTAGATCTATAAACAAAACTGAAGAgtcaaaatgaattaaaaaaaatgagcaatactatgtgtacccactttgggtacataaatatatacacactcatatgtgtcatcatatgataggttattgttttatttttaattcaaaatcatccaatcacatgataacatatatatttgtgtacccaaaatgggtacacatagttttattgaaaaaaaatattggagagATTACTAACAAATATTGAAATCTAAAagtaatcattttatattaataatttttttatgtgttaacccataatttttcaaaccgaaGAGGGTTAGTTGACCACCTTGACTCCGCCATTGAACTTATGcatgtatttatgtatgtatatatgtatatatgtatgtatgtatatgtgttgtggactcattataaataataataaaatttatttgtgtaaTAAATGTAGGATTGAGAAAATCTAAAGAATCTTTGTAGCATTTATGGAAATGAATGTTAAAAATAGTAACTTGTTATTGTTCCTCATaccatatttaaataatttatttttttaatatttcattttttttttatttgataccttaaactttttaattgtAAACAATCTTATTCAAATCATGGTAAGTAAACTGTGTAACATATCATAAATCAAAAATctgattttttatattgtgtgtCTCGCTgtatgatacattttttaaataataataataaaataataaaaatttctaattatcacattatcattttaaaaaaacacaaaaatcattttttaaaaatatttttcgattcatattgataatatgtatgaTATCGTATCCATATATGATCCTATTGAATACAAATCATCCACATTGAAAGAAACTAGGACATCCCTAAGAAAAATTCTCATGACTTcttgtaattacataattttttttcttttttcatttttaagctTCTTAAAACTTCATGTCTGTAATCCTAACTTGTATGATCAATCAAGAAGAAcgaattataatttgtttttagatAGCATCCAAATAAtacaaagaatatatataatacaataaatatatcataaataatatgaaaatttttatcattcattaatattaaaagcaAATATAagcataaacaaaaagaaattattatttttttattattataattataaattattgtttacatGAAGGACTTCGTTTTTACCAATTATACCTTTTAACCCACGATTTATTATCGTTGCTAAAATAGAATCCATCATCTCGCACAGACCAAAAACAATTCCCAGTAGCACGGCAAAAATTGCCTTCATAACCAATACGAAAGACATAAATTACCTTTTGTGACGATCCATGTATAAATCCACACCAAAAAACAGTCGTCCCAAAAAAGTCCCTtgtaaatttgaataaaaattcattattcaTCCAAAGAGTATGCACTCCAAGATTATCATCCAACGATTTACAATGAATAATAAGTGGATTGTCATTGTTTGCATAACCATTGATTATATGAACTTTGTACTTCCAGCgaaaaacaaatttttcttCACCATCTGCTTGTATTAGAGactgagaaaaatgaaaaataaccaagaaaaaaaggaagaaggagAAGTTATTCATGGTGAATAGATAGGAGGATGATTAGGATTTGAACTTACAGTAATTTTAAATCCCATCAAgcaatttatactaaaaaatggaCAACTCTTGCAAGATGACTAagaaacttatttaaaaaataataaattgtaacCGAAAATATCATATTTCCTTGTATAGATTAAAAAACATGATTACCATGGTTAGGAAAGCATAAAGTCAGAGTTGTTGGTTATATTTTCtaagtttagtttaattatttttattaatatccaTAATTGTCCTAGgtataattaattacattaaaaaaaagtcCACTCTAGTTAATTAGAGAACCAACATAAGTCCCTCAACCGTTATGTTTTTTGGTGTAAAAATAAATGACAAGGGTATAAGAGTgatgttatataaatttataataatgattAGTTTAGACATCGATAATGATttgtcactatgtgattgaatgttacttaCAATATATCTTAGTGTTcctcttttctaatttttacaCTCAATTTATGTCATCAAGAATTCTCACTTATCCCTCCTTTTTTATGACATTACACATAAACTTATCCTAACATATTATTGCACATAGCCTCGTCATTAGGGTTCATCTCTCATCCTAGGCTACAAAGGTGAAAACACCGTGATCACACAAGGAATATCTATCACAATCTCTCTTTCAATGCACACAATTTATAAGTGGACTACTGAAAAGCCACCTAAAGATGGTTTTTATTGTAGATGTGTACATGAAACATCTCATTAGTCACATGTAACATTGACAGGTATGTCTAAGGGTATCTTTATCATTTCCACTTATTTTGATttgcatttttaattttataggtGTATGTATGACTGTACACAATAGAAGTGTACACCTACACATGagtgaaaaaggaaagaattgTCATGTCAGTGTAGTGCATGAAATTGGATAACTGTTTAAGGATGTACGATCCTACATTCTAGAGATGTACGCTTGTACACCTATTGAAATGTGATGTTCACTTGTACATGAAGGGATGTTTGACCTTATGTGGTgttttaattttggatgagGATGGTTTCTAGTGATTGTGAATCATGGCTTTTGTTAAGAAACCATTGGTATGTTTGTGAATAAGGGTTGCACAATCGTATGTGACATTATTTCACCAAGATAAAAAAGGTGCAATGCTTTGGATTGGAAGATTTTTGCATAGTTTATCTCCAAAGTAAACAGAGGTCAAGAGAGGATTTCAATATGTTTAGCGGGAGTCGAAAGAGAGTTTGGAGTCACCAAAATGTCCATTTCCATGTGAAGAACTAAGCAATCACTAGAAGATAAGTATGTAGCTTGATTTTCCTAGGCAAAGTTTAAGCTATGTAGAATCCATATGCTAGGGTTTGATTTTGCATGAAATCAATGTTCTACGGATTATCAAATGGTCATATGATGATTTGAATGGTTTTAAAATGCACACATAGATTAAAGAATTGATGAGAAATGTGAGAAGGCATTGTTGGGTGGTCGAAAATTGATACAATAGTATTTCTagatgatgatgtattatcatacaTACAAAGATGTATGTTTGTGTATCCTTTAAGTAAAAGACATTTCTCCATGAGTCTATATAATCCGGTGaagattttcttatattatttaaaataattcccAATAACTAATTAAAGTAAAGTAATGATAATACAATATCCaacaaattgattttaaatttattcatttactcgattttattttaatcaaataaaagcaAACCAAAggacttttcccacccaaggtttagtttatttcCTAGCACTCACCCATGGGGTTTTAAAAACCCCACACCCACCCATCTTCCAAtttcagttaaattttttagttaattataaagataaaatcattattttaccattaatgttaaaataataaaattacatctcaTTCCTCCAtccttaattgaaaaaaaaaataatttctttcacctaaaattttaaaaacttgtattttcccctactagggtttgattttttcattcaaattttccGACGATCAATCGGTTCCAACTAACAACTGGAACCAATTGAACCAGAACCGACTGATCATCAAAAagtccaaatgaaaaaataaaaccctaacaaGGGGgaaatacaagttttcaaacttttagatgagagaaaattattagttttttaaactaagagaaaaaaataagatataattttatttgttttaatattaataataagataataattttatccttataactaataaaaaatttcaactgaaattagataaataatgagtatttagattttcaaaacttCATGAGTTGGCATTTACAAACGGACAAAAACTTGGATgaaaataagtgttttggccagTAAAAGCATAATCAATGTATACCAAGTTAAGATATTCCAACAcatcaaacataatattaatttatacataataatttttcaaaaacatttaactaaaataattatttaatattcttttgttacaacaatttataaaaatagttataatacatacatattaattttcagataatatatttttataataatattttattttttataataaaaaattaactaaacaaaatgcaatattatttttattattattgctaCGATTATTACTATTCTTACTACCATTACCATTGTTATTATTACTACAATTATGGTTAAGACTATTATCACGATCAccattattattactattattctTAAAATGGTATACAACCTGTATGcgaaaaatgtatataatacGTATGCGAAAAACTAATGCAGTACTGTATTAATGAACTTGAATGGAGAAAAATTTCATGCTTCAGGGTTGAGGCTGCATTTTCTCACATTCTTCTTGGATCGATTGGAAAAGAACAGTCGAGAGATATCGTTCTCCAAAGCTCGGAAACACAACCTAAAAATAATGGAACTTATCAACACATGCTACCAAAAGGATTATTGCTGAGTGGCAAATGAGAACAGAAAAAATCAGGAGAGTTATGCAGTTGAAAATGACTTACTGCAATGAGCTTCCCAGCATTTTCAGGTCTCTTTCCAACCTTAATTGCAGCAGCAGCTGCCGCGCCAGAAGAAATGCCGACCtgatatttaatcattaaaaagatGTTAAAGATAAGTCATACATACAGATCAGGCATAAAGAATTTGACACCAAGTCAAGCAAGAAAACTTAAGAAACgagttcaaaaagaaaaaatagggACAAACCCTCCACAACCcctcaatatatattttattattattattattattattactatttgtttcatttgataatCCAGCAGCCCCGAATCTATTTGAAAAGCTGAGTTTGATCTAGAGCCCCTATCAAACCCTCTAGAACCCCTTGACCTTGCTTTGCAAAACTGAGCTAAAAAATAGAGCAAAGCTAAGTTTGATCTAGAGCCTCTATCAAACCTTGCTTTGCAAAACCGAGCTAAAAAGTAGAGCCTACATAACACTACAATCCTCGGGATGTGACAAAATGGTTTTTGGCCATCTAGGGTCTGAGGGCAAACCACAAGCCTAATTGCTCGGCTATCCCCTCATGTTGCAGAAGAGTGTCATTTGACAAACCCATAAtctagaaaacaaaaatatagcATTTAATCACGCCCATTGACAAGGGACTCATGGATCCAGATTCGGTTTTCTTTGATGTCAAAgcatttaaaactttgaaactAATAAAAAGCACTAACTAACAAGCCTTCCTCGAGTGCTACTTGCTTTGCAGTTTCAACAGCTTCATCACTGGATATCTGCAAATTCCCATTGTACGACAAGTAAGATATtgtaaacattaaaaaatctgCATATGAAACTTAGGCGTACAATTAAAAACACAATGGATGGCAAAAGGAGAAATTAGaacgaaaaaattaaaataatcatttgcaTCATGTAAATTTACAAAGgaatattaaagtaatttttatcaTAGATCAGGAAAAGCTAAATTACCTACATTCATTTATGGTCGTAATGATTCCAGTTCAACGAGCAATTAGAAATGCACATATGTAGGTCATTCAATGTAGTAGAAAGAAGACTTCACGTAGTATTCACCCATAAACAATGAAGCACACAAGAAAGATTGATAACAGGTCAAATATGTCAATCAATTTGCAATCAGTCGTGCACTGCTAGAGGAATGTACAACTTATTCTGAAAGGCAAGTCCAAATAGATCTAAAACATatgcaattaaatttttaatttttaagaacgTAAAAGAGTCGCAGGGTAATATTGTTAAACACAATCACACCAGAGGAGTGTGTCGGATGGTATTAAGCAGGGTTTTCATGTGTTCCAGACTACTAAAGATTGTAGATCTGACAATATTGTCCAGCATCaaacatgatttaaaaaaatggtgaaGCCAGGGTATTCCTAGGCAAAGTTTAAGCTACGTAGAATCCATATGCTAGGGTTTGATTCTGCATGAAATCAATGATTCTACAGATTATTAGATAGTTATATGAAGATTTGAATGGTTTTAAAATGCAAACATAGATTAAAGAATTAATGAGAAATGTGAGTAGGCATTGTTAGGTGGTCAAAAATTGATAGAATAATATTTTCAGATGATGATGTAATATCGTACATACAAAGATGTACGTTCATGTATCCTTTAAGTAAAAGACATTTCTCCATGAGTCTATATACACTTGGGAGTGTTTTACAATTATGTTAATGTACAATTGGACATTATGAGGTGGACATTTTGGCTCTAGCTGCTAGAGATTCTACTGTGTTGGTAAGTCTTAATGTTTGAGCCTTGTTACTCAGCCAAACTGGCCTTGCAATATGGCCAAAGCTTACCAGTTTTGCATGTTCAGACTGGTGGACCTAGCTGGGAAGTTCCATTGGGAAGAAGAGACTCCAGAAGTGCAAGCTTGAGTGGCTCTAACAACAACATTTCTCCTCCAAACAGCACATTCCAAACACTTCTCACCAAGTTCAAGTTGCAAGGACTTGATGTAGTCGATCTTGTAGCCTTATCTGGTAAACTAACCATCAGGGTTTCTAGAAACCAAAAAGATGtgcataattcaattcaaatcgtAAAATGAGACTGCATCACATAATTTTACCGTTTcttatagtttattttaaaatctaaaatggtttgatttggtttaaagttttttctgtttggtttaaaaaaactttcatatcGCAATAAATCAGACCATGTACACCCCTAGAAACCTGACCATCTTTGAGTAATTTATACAAACATTTGATGCAGGGAGTCATACAATTGGGGATTCCCGTTGCACAAGTTTCAGGCAGAGACTGTACAACCAATCAGGCAACGGGCAACCTGACAACACTCTTGATCAATCATATGCTGCACAATTGAGACCCAGATGCCCAAGGTCTGGTGGTGATCAGAATCTGTTCGTCTTGGACTTTGTTAGCCCAACGAAGTTTGATAACGCCTACTACAAAAACATATTAGCTTCAAAGGGTCTGTTGAACTCTGATCAGGTCCTCTTAACTAAGAATAAAGCATCCATGGAGTTAGTGAGGAAGTATGCAAAGGACAATGAGCTTTTCTTTGAGCAATTTGCCAAGTCCATGATAAAGATGGGTAATATATCTCCATTAACCGGTTCCAAGGGAGAGATCAGAAAGCGCTGCAGACagattaacaaataaataaattacccattttttctttctatccTTTAAATTGAGAAAAGTGTCAATCTTTGCAGTACCTACGAGCAGTGTTGAGTACTATTGGAAAGTAGAGAAGGTTGAGTTTAAGGGAGGATGTTACCATGTAAGGGTGAAAATGCTATTTCTGTAATGTGCCTGTGCCTTGATGGAAATTTGTAGTATTTCTGTGCTTTGCCGTTCTTTTGTAAATGACCAAGCGGCAAAATATTATTGTGCCCCTTGACTATAAAAACCGGTGAAAAT contains:
- the LOC123220857 gene encoding peroxidase 72-like, encoding MFEPCYSAKLALQYGQSLPVLHVQTGGPSWEVPLGRRDSRSASLSGSNNNISPPNSTFQTLLTKFKLQGLDVVDLVALSGSHTIGDSRCTSFRQRLYNQSGNGQPDNTLDQSYAAQLRPRCPRSGGDQNLFVLDFVSPTKFDNAYYKNILASKGLLNSDQVLLTKNKASMELVRKYAKDNELFFEQFAKSMIKMGNISPLTGSKGEIRKRCRQINK